A window of Notolabrus celidotus isolate fNotCel1 chromosome 11, fNotCel1.pri, whole genome shotgun sequence contains these coding sequences:
- the LOC117821137 gene encoding homeobox protein Hox-C3a-like — protein MDPQLSALPLQLHGNSLAMSSGQVPELNPGYNEGGGGQEAELNQQNMTSFAPVSSRLNPGEHFENPPEPVGHCHAKDKLDIKSRSCSVLTICHSGVIFPWMNPRTTDSQQSVSGDVAAAADLSGRGSARRERTAFTNIQLLELEKEFHFSPYLCRPRRIEMAAGLQLTDRQIKIWFQNRRMRYKKEHKHGNVAGLSQMSPFDPSPSLCPDLLRFSDSCAVRTSSSAELHCMDYASVSCSSGQCFQPQGLTHVSCIPPSVGPLHSCTDGDSHHHAGISNWP, from the exons ATGGACCCCCAACTGTCTGCCCTCCCGCTGCAGCTGCATGGCAACAGTTTGGCTATGAGCTCTGGACAAGTGCCAGAACTAAACCCTGGATAcaatgaaggaggaggaggccaaGAAGCAGAACTTAATCAGCAAAACATGACCTCCTTTGCTCCTGTCAGTTCCAGGTTGAACCCAGGTGAACACTTTGAGAATCCACCTGAGCCTGTGGGTCACTGCCACGCCAAGGACAAGCTGGACATCAAGAGCAGAAGCTGTAGTGTGCTCACCATCTGCCACTCAGGAGTCATTTTCCCCTGGATGAATCCACGGACGACTGACTCTCAACAATCTG TCAGTGGAGATGTGGCTGCAGCAGCGGATCTATCAGGAAGAGGAAGTGCCAGGAGGGAGAGGACGGCGTTCACGAACATCCAGCTGCTGGAGCTGGAGAAGGAGTTCCACTTCAGTCCTTACCTGTGCCGCCCTCGGAGGATAGAGATGGCTGCTGGGCTGCAGCTCACAGATCGGCAGATAAAGATCTGGTTCCAGAATCGCAGGATGAGGTACAAGAAGGAGCACAAGCATGGAAATGTGGCTGGTTTGTCCCAGATGTCTCCCTTTGACCCCTCTCCCAGCTTATGTCCAGACCTCCTGAGGTTTTCAGACTCTTGTGCTGTCAGAacctcttcctctgcagagctgcactgCATGGATTATGCATCTGTCTCCTGCAGTAGTGGTCAGTGTTTTCAACCTCAAGGTCTGACCCATGTGAGCTGCATACCTCCATCTGTTGGTCCACTGCACTCCTGCACGGATGGGGATAGTCATCACCATGCCGGCATTTCAAACTGGCCCTAG